The stretch of DNA GTCAGTTGGCTGAGCTTGTTGAGGGCGCCGCGCTCCTTGTAGGCGGCGGTGAACTGGTAGTTTTCGAACTTGAGCCAGACTTCGGCGCCGACCATCTCGCCGAGGGTCACGCTCTTGGCCATCTTGGTTTCGAGCACCTGCCCCGCGATCCGCTCGTGGGCGGCGCGCACGTCGTCGATCGTCACGCTCATCTTTTCTCTCCCTGACGCCGCCGCCTAGCCCTTCCGCTGTCCGGCGACAATGCTATGCGTAGGACATGATCAAGCACGCTTTCCTCGCCGCCAGCGCGGCTTTCGCCATCGCCGCCACCCCCGCCGCCGCGCAGACGGTCTACACCAACATGAACGGCGTTCATGCCACCGCGGACGGCGAAATTCAGCGCTTTGCCGGTATCGTCGTCGACGCCGACGGACGCATCGTGTCGCTGATGCAGCCCGGCCAGTCGCTGCCGCGCGGGGGTTACGAGGTGGTCGATCTGCGCGGGGCGAATGTCCTTCCCGGACTGATCGACGCGCATGGTCACGTGATGGGCCTCGGCGATGCCCAGCTCAATCTCGACCTTACCGGCACGTCGTCGATCGCGGACCTGCAGCAGCGGTTGGCAGCATATTCCGAGGCGAATCCCGACCTGCCGTTCCTGTACGGTCGCGGTTGGAACCAGGAACTGTTCGACGAAGTCCGTTTCCCCACCGCCGCCGATCTCGACGCCGTGGTGGGCAACCGCCCGGTGATTCTCGGCCGCGTCGACGGTCATGCGGTTGTGGCCAACAGTGCCGCGATCCGCCGGGCCAATATCACCGCTGACACGCAGGATCCCGAAGGCGGCGCGATCGAACGGCTCGCCGACGGCAATCCTGCGGGCGTGTTCGTCGATACCGCCGAGGAGCTGCTCTACGTCGGCATGCCGCGGGGCACCGCCGCCGATGCGGATCGCGCGCTCGCCGCGGCCCAGACGTTCGCGCTTTCCGAAGGCCTCACCGCCGTCGCCGACATGGGCACCAGCATCGATGGCTGGAACGCTATGCGCCGCGCCGGCGATGCGGGCGAGCTCAAGGTGCGCATCATGAGCTATTCGGCCGCCCTCGAACCGGCGTTCAGCATCGCGGGCACCGGCCCCACTCCGTGGCTGTACGATGGCAAGCTGCGCATGGGCGGGATCAAGCTCTATTCGGACGGCGCGCTCGGCTCGCGCGGCGCGCTGCTGAAAGAACCCTACGAAGACAAGCCCGACACGCTGGGACTGCCTGTCACCCCGATGGACGAACTGGGCGAGCTCGCCCGCCAGGGTGCCGAGCGCGGTTTCCAGCTGGCGATCCACGCGATCGGCGATGCCGCCAACGACGGCGTTCTCGACATCCTCGAGAACCTCAAGGCAACGCAGGTCATGGCGGTGTCGCCGCGCCATCGGATCGAGCATGTGCAGATCGTCGACCCCGTCGATCTTCCCCGTCTCGCCGCCGCCGACGTGATCGCCTCGATGCAGCCCGTGCACCAGACGAGCGACTGGCAGATGGCCGAAAAACGGCTCGGCATGGATCGGCTTGGTGGCGCCTATGCATGGAAAAGCCTGCTCGACAGCGGCG from Sphingomicrobium sp. XHP0239 encodes:
- a CDS encoding amidohydrolase; amino-acid sequence: MIKHAFLAASAAFAIAATPAAAQTVYTNMNGVHATADGEIQRFAGIVVDADGRIVSLMQPGQSLPRGGYEVVDLRGANVLPGLIDAHGHVMGLGDAQLNLDLTGTSSIADLQQRLAAYSEANPDLPFLYGRGWNQELFDEVRFPTAADLDAVVGNRPVILGRVDGHAVVANSAAIRRANITADTQDPEGGAIERLADGNPAGVFVDTAEELLYVGMPRGTAADADRALAAAQTFALSEGLTAVADMGTSIDGWNAMRRAGDAGELKVRIMSYSAALEPAFSIAGTGPTPWLYDGKLRMGGIKLYSDGALGSRGALLKEPYEDKPDTLGLPVTPMDELGELARQGAERGFQLAIHAIGDAANDGVLDILENLKATQVMAVSPRHRIEHVQIVDPVDLPRLAAADVIASMQPVHQTSDWQMAEKRLGMDRLGGAYAWKSLLDSGARLAFGSDFPVEHPNPFAGLEVAVTRVDASGEPVGGWRAEEAVDLGTALAAFTVHAAYAGFAEEQFGALEPGRYADFIIVDRDISAINPSQISETDVLATYVGGERVWSAQD